The genomic interval GAAAAACAAAACAAAGCACGACAAAAAACAATTTCTTGAACATCTGCATCCTCCTTTCGAAAGTTATTAGATATCTACCAAAATGGTATATGATTTGCCCTCGACAAGGAAATTAAAACACAGAGGTCGTTCGTTGTCAAGAGGAAAAATTAAATAATATTAGAATCGTAAATTCAGGGGAAAGGGTCTCCGGGGGCATAACGATGGCAACCCTATTGAATAAGTGGTGTTCTTTCAGCATAATAAAGAGACTTTCAAGAATAAAGCAAGGAGTGGGCCAGTGGGGAAAGACCGCATCGTTGTAGGGGTGATAGGGTTCGGGACCGTCGGAAGCGGCACGGTGAAGATCCTTCTCGATAACAGGGGGGTCATCGCGGAAAGGACGGGTTTCGATCTCGTCCTCAAGAGGATTTCTGACCTCGACATCAGCAGGGACAGGGGAATCCGGCTCGGCGAAGGAATCCTCACCACGAAGGCCGGGGATGTCCTGGACGATTCTGAGATAGATATCGTTGTCGAACTCATCGGCGGGATTCATCCGGCAAAGGATTTCATCATCCGGGCGATAGAAAATAAGAAGCATGTCGTGACGGCAAACAAGGCGCTCCTCGCCACTGAGGGGAACGAAATATTCAGAGAGGCCGGGAAGCACGGCGTCGAGGTCGGTTTCGAGGCCTCTGTCGCGGGCGGTATCCCGATCATCAAGGTGATGCGGGAAGGGCTCGTGGCGAACAGGATTCTGAACATGTACGGCATCATCAACGGCACCTCAAATTATATCCTGAGCAGGATGACCGATGAGGGGAGTGAATTTTCGGCGGCGCTGAAAGAGGCCCAGAAACTGGGGTACGCAGAGGCAGACCCCACGTTCGATATCGAAGGCATAGATTCCGCCCATAAGCTGGCGATACTCGCGTCCCTGGCCTACGGCATCCCTCTCTCCTACGAGTCCGTCTATAAGGAAGGGATCACGAAGATTACGCCTCAGGATATAGAATTCGCATCGGAGCTCGGTTACAAGATAAAGCTTCTCACCATCGCGAAGGCGGTGAACGGAGAGGTTGAACTCAGGGTTCACCCGACGATGATCCCGTCGGATTATCTCATATCAAAAGTTGACGGCGTCTTCAATGCGATCTATGTGGAAGGAGATGCCGTGGGATCGACGCTCTATTATGGGAGGGGCGCAGGAGATATGCCGACGGGAAGCGCGATTGTCAGTGACATCGTCGATATCGCCCGTAACATCAGGCTGAATGCCACGGGGAGGGTTCCCCTTATCAGGACAGCTCCCTCAGGCCTGAAGGTGAGGAAGATGGACGATGTGGAGTCCATGTACTACTTCAGGTTTTCCGCACTCGACAGTCCGGGGGTCCTCTCAAAGATATCGGGGATCCTCGGCGATAACAATATCAGCATCGCCTCGGTAATACAGAAGGGCAGACGCGTCGGAGGTGCGGTGCCCCTCGTGGTTCTGACCCACAGGGCGAAGGAGAGAGATGTGCTCGGGGCGATCAGGTCCATCGACGACCTTCCCGTGGTGACGGACAAGACGCACTTCATCCGGGTTGAGGGAAAAGAATAGAAGACGGTTCAGGATATTCGGCCATGGAAGAGATTAAACCGGACAAGACGATCAATATCAAAGGGCATGTCTGCCCCTATACCTTCGTAAAATCGAAGATCGCGATCGAGAACATGGAGATCGGCCAGGTGCTCGAGATACTTCTCGATTATGAGGAGGCATCAAGATCGATCCCGAAATCGATGGAGGATCACGGGCATACGATCCTGAAGCTCGAAAAGATCAACGAGACGGACTGGATCATCCGGGTGAGAAAAGAGAAGGAGTGATGGAATTCTCCGAGGAACAACTCCAGCGGTACAGCAGGCATATCATCCTGCCCGAGGTCGGAGGCAAGGGGCAGAAGAAGCTCCTTGACGCAAGGGTCTTTCTCGTCGGAGCGGGAGGGCTTGGCTGTCCCGTCGGATACTATCTCGCCGCGGCCGGTGTCGGTACGATCGGTATTGTCGATAACGACACCGTCGAACTGAGCAATCTCCAGCGGCAGATCGCCCATAGCACGAAGACAGTCGGCATGCCGAAAACCGAGTCTGCGAAGGCGACCTTCGAGGCACTCAATCCCGATGTGACGGTCATCGGGATGAAAGAGAGGATCACGAAGGACAACATCCTGGACCTCATAAGGGATTATGATATCGTCGTGGACGGCAGCG from Thermodesulfovibrionales bacterium carries:
- a CDS encoding homoserine dehydrogenase; this translates as MGKDRIVVGVIGFGTVGSGTVKILLDNRGVIAERTGFDLVLKRISDLDISRDRGIRLGEGILTTKAGDVLDDSEIDIVVELIGGIHPAKDFIIRAIENKKHVVTANKALLATEGNEIFREAGKHGVEVGFEASVAGGIPIIKVMREGLVANRILNMYGIINGTSNYILSRMTDEGSEFSAALKEAQKLGYAEADPTFDIEGIDSAHKLAILASLAYGIPLSYESVYKEGITKITPQDIEFASELGYKIKLLTIAKAVNGEVELRVHPTMIPSDYLISKVDGVFNAIYVEGDAVGSTLYYGRGAGDMPTGSAIVSDIVDIARNIRLNATGRVPLIRTAPSGLKVRKMDDVESMYYFRFSALDSPGVLSKISGILGDNNISIASVIQKGRRVGGAVPLVVLTHRAKERDVLGAIRSIDDLPVVTDKTHFIRVEGKE
- a CDS encoding sulfurtransferase TusA family protein, with the protein product MEEIKPDKTINIKGHVCPYTFVKSKIAIENMEIGQVLEILLDYEEASRSIPKSMEDHGHTILKLEKINETDWIIRVRKEKE